Below is a window of Corallococcus silvisoli DNA.
GCGTGCAGGAGCGCCTCCACCGCGCCCTTCGCGTCGTAGAAGTCCACGCGCGAGTCCTTCTGCGTCCAGCTCCGGCTCCCGCCGCGCAGGCCCCACACCAGCCCCGCCACGCGCGGCACCTCGTGCGCGGCCGGGCGCATCCCCTGCCCGCCCTGCGCGTCCCGGAAGTACGCCCGCCCCGTCTCGTAGAGGCCCACCGACTCCACCTGGTGGCGCACGCTGCGCGACAGGTTCTCCAGCAGCCCCGGCAACAGGCTGGTGCGCATCACCGACTGCTCGACGCTCAGCGGGTTCATCAGCGCGATGGGCGCGTCCTTCCCGCCCAGCACCTCCAGCGACTTCGGCGCCACGAACGAGTAGTTCACCACCTCGTCCAGCCCCGCGCCGCCCAGCGCCTGACGCAGCCGGCGCTCGGCCTCCATCGACAGGGGCTCCGGCGCCAGCGTGTCCAGGCCGCGCGGCAGGCGCGCCGGGATGTTGTCATAGCCGTACACGCGGGCGACCTCCTCCATCAGGTCCTCCTCGCGCTCCACGTCCACGCGCGCCCGGGGCACCTCGAACGTCGTCTGCCCCGCGCCCTCCTCCACGGACTTGAAGCCCAGCGCCCCGAGGATGCGCCGGACCTCCGCCTCCGGCACCGCCACGCCCAGCACCTTCTCCACCCGCGCGTAGCGCAGCGTCGCCCGGCGAGGGGCCAGCGGCTCCGGCTGCACGTCCACCCGGCCCGGCGCCACCGTGCCACCCGACAGCTCCGCGATGAGCTGCGCGGCCCGGTCCAGCGCCGGCAGCACCGCGTCCAGGTCCGCGCCGCGCTCGAAGCGGTGCGACGCCTCCGTGTGCAGCGCGTAGCGCTTCGCGGACCGGCGCACGCCGGAGCCGTGGAAGTGCGCGGACTCGATGACGATGCGCTTCGTGCCCTGCGTCACCTCGCTGTCCCCGCCGCCCATCACGCCCGCCAGCGCCTGCGCCCGGTCGCGATCCGCGATGACCAGGTCGTCCGCGTCCAGCGTGCGCTCCTTGTCATCCAGCGTGCGCAGCTTCTCGCCCGGCTTCGCGGCGCGCACGACGATCTCCTGGCCCGCCACCTTCTCCAGGTCGAACGCGTGCAGCGGCTGGCCGTACTCCAGGAGCACGTAGTTGGTGACGTCCACCACGTTGTTGATGGCGCGCACGCCGCACGCCTTCAGCCGGTCCTGCATCCACTGCGGCGACGGCTGGACGGTGATGCCCTCCACCACGCGCGCCGCGTAGCGCGAGCACCGCTCCTTCGCGTCGATGCGCACCTTCACCAAGTCCGCCACCGGCTTGCCGGACTCCGCGGTCTTCGGCTGGGGCGGCTTCAGCGCGGCGCCCGTCACCACGCCCACCTCGCGCGCGATGCCCAGGTGGCTCAGCGCGTCCGGCCGGTTCGGCGTGACGTTCACCTCCAGCACGGAGTCATCCAGCCCCAGGGCCTCCGCCACCGGGATGCCCAGCTTCGTGTCCGCGGGCAGGATGAGCAGGCCGGACGAGTCCTCGGTGATGCCCAGCTCCTTCGCCGAGCAGAGCATGCCGAAGCTGTCCACGCCCCGGAGCGCGGCCTGCTTGATCTCCATGCCGTTGGGCAGCTTCGCGCCCACCGTGGCCAGCGGCACCTTGTCGCCGACCTTGAAGTTCTTCGCGCCGCACACCACCTGGAACAGCGCGGAGCCGCCGATGTCCACCTGCGTGACGGACAGCTTGTCCGCGTTGGGGTGCTGCACCGACTCGCGGATCTGCGCCACCACCACGCCGCGCAGGCCCTCGCCGGGGCGCTCCACCCCTTCGATCTCCAGCCCCGCCGCGGTCAGCTTGCGCGCCAGCACGTCCACCGACGGCGGCAGCGCCACGTAATCACCCAGCCACTTCACCGAAATCTTCACAGGTCCACCCTCTTGCCCATCCGGCTGGAATCAGAACTGCTCGAGGAAGCGCGCGTCGTTCTCGAACATCATCCGCAAGTCGTCGATGCCGTAGCGCAGCATGGCCAGGCGCTCCACGCCCATGCCGAACGCGTACCCCGTCACCTCCTTCGGGTCGTAGCCCGCGGCGGTGAAGACGTTCG
It encodes the following:
- the pheT gene encoding phenylalanine--tRNA ligase subunit beta; this translates as MKISVKWLGDYVALPPSVDVLARKLTAAGLEIEGVERPGEGLRGVVVAQIRESVQHPNADKLSVTQVDIGGSALFQVVCGAKNFKVGDKVPLATVGAKLPNGMEIKQAALRGVDSFGMLCSAKELGITEDSSGLLILPADTKLGIPVAEALGLDDSVLEVNVTPNRPDALSHLGIAREVGVVTGAALKPPQPKTAESGKPVADLVKVRIDAKERCSRYAARVVEGITVQPSPQWMQDRLKACGVRAINNVVDVTNYVLLEYGQPLHAFDLEKVAGQEIVVRAAKPGEKLRTLDDKERTLDADDLVIADRDRAQALAGVMGGGDSEVTQGTKRIVIESAHFHGSGVRRSAKRYALHTEASHRFERGADLDAVLPALDRAAQLIAELSGGTVAPGRVDVQPEPLAPRRATLRYARVEKVLGVAVPEAEVRRILGALGFKSVEEGAGQTTFEVPRARVDVEREEDLMEEVARVYGYDNIPARLPRGLDTLAPEPLSMEAERRLRQALGGAGLDEVVNYSFVAPKSLEVLGGKDAPIALMNPLSVEQSVMRTSLLPGLLENLSRSVRHQVESVGLYETGRAYFRDAQGGQGMRPAAHEVPRVAGLVWGLRGGSRSWTQKDSRVDFYDAKGAVEALLHALHVEGVAFTPAEAPAYHPRGCAQVSLKDGTVLGHVGEVHPRVTKALGLPEGVFVFELDTEPLYAAARLVPQAQALPRYPAVLRDLAVVVPLELRNEEVRRVILEVGAPLVEDALVFDVYTGKPIPEGKKNLAYALRYRSAERTLTDAEVTAAHQRIITEVNQRLGAALRA